Proteins from one Oscillatoria nigro-viridis PCC 7112 genomic window:
- a CDS encoding O-antigen ligase family protein, protein MKDILRVPMFALMLLCLTLIVFVTIYILVARYPKFGARLEKIFVGILFFTITGGSGIVAMPFTKLHPNVFYNLETTPPTMIGQIAIYGAMILMIFPRLTKTTQKAVSICIKWIAGDIFLGLFLLIMTLSGLWSETPEITFRAIFAIWIVTLVSIYVGKVYSWLEIYGLLRWLTGLLALWLLVKRNPALDGCWTGVFGHKNPFSFQMANTASLWILYAFKERKYRYFSLFIILIALVGLQKGCSGASRILTVVLISLWSYLALLKRLPVKWAFLCFILFLVGTIGISILVLNNLEAIIVEGLKKDMTLTGRTDFWPLIIDRINQNHPIFGYGMKGFWQSWRGSANPAYGIVVAKTGFVPPHSHNGFIDILCELGWAGLLLFIGSFFNNIFRGIKYLVKGSFPESGLPLYLLTFMLMTNLTEGGLLGVGTYWCWYVVLSVKLSLDPTAKDRQH, encoded by the coding sequence ATGAAAGATATTTTAAGGGTGCCGATGTTTGCGTTGATGCTATTGTGTTTAACGCTTATCGTCTTTGTGACTATTTATATTTTAGTCGCACGCTATCCCAAATTTGGTGCCAGATTAGAAAAGATTTTTGTGGGGATACTTTTTTTTACCATAACTGGTGGATCGGGTATCGTAGCCATGCCCTTTACCAAACTCCATCCTAACGTTTTCTACAATTTAGAAACTACACCCCCAACGATGATTGGTCAAATTGCCATTTATGGGGCCATGATATTAATGATATTTCCCCGCTTAACTAAAACAACCCAAAAAGCAGTTTCTATCTGCATTAAATGGATAGCAGGAGACATTTTTTTGGGTTTATTTTTGTTGATTATGACTTTATCGGGCTTGTGGTCGGAAACTCCTGAAATTACTTTTAGGGCTATTTTTGCTATTTGGATAGTAACACTGGTTTCTATTTATGTAGGGAAAGTGTATAGTTGGTTAGAAATTTATGGATTATTAAGATGGCTAACTGGTTTATTAGCTTTATGGTTACTTGTGAAAAGAAATCCAGCGCTGGACGGTTGTTGGACAGGAGTTTTCGGTCATAAAAACCCTTTTTCTTTTCAAATGGCTAATACAGCTTCTTTATGGATTTTATATGCTTTTAAGGAGCGTAAGTATCGATATTTCTCATTATTTATCATTTTAATAGCTTTAGTAGGATTGCAAAAAGGTTGTAGCGGTGCTAGTCGGATTTTGACTGTGGTATTAATCAGTTTGTGGAGTTATTTAGCTCTTTTAAAAAGATTACCTGTAAAATGGGCTTTTCTCTGCTTTATCTTATTTTTGGTCGGTACTATAGGTATAAGTATTTTGGTATTAAATAATTTAGAGGCTATTATTGTCGAGGGTTTGAAAAAAGATATGACTTTAACCGGTAGAACCGATTTTTGGCCTTTAATTATTGATCGAATTAATCAAAATCATCCCATATTTGGTTATGGAATGAAAGGATTTTGGCAGTCTTGGCGTGGCTCGGCAAATCCGGCTTACGGAATTGTAGTAGCTAAAACTGGTTTTGTGCCACCCCACTCTCACAATGGTTTTATTGATATACTTTGCGAACTGGGTTGGGCTGGATTATTGTTGTTTATTGGGTCATTTTTTAATAATATCTTTAGAGGTATAAAGTACCTAGTTAAAGGAAGTTTTCCAGAGTCAGGTTTGCCTTTGTATTTATTAACATTTATGCTAATGACCAATTTGACAGAGGGAGGACTATTGGGGGTTGGTACTTATTGGTGTTGGTATGTAGTTTTATCGGTAAAATTGAGCTTAGATCCCACAGCTAAGGATCGTCAACACTGA
- a CDS encoding SLBB domain-containing protein, whose product MKWLTLPALQLPLLALVLTLSYPQTNLAQSPAPATSINTDYYLGGGDNIRIDIYDLPQLSGEYQIPAGGAIQIPIIGSIPLQGLTLEQAAQVISRAYGRVVKRPLVTISLQAARPLNIWLSGEISRPGSYLLPLANGGGNRPSVQFPTLPQALEKAGGIRASADIRRVIVRRRLTANKEITITYNLWDYLQTGQTSQDITLRDGDQILVPPQETINLAETSQLSESNFSIPAEQPRTVSVFGEVKRPGRYVAIGGDTQNGQRSNGQPTIIRALQLAGGITSIADIRQIQLQRYTRSGKQQIRTINLWQYLQEQDTSQDTILQEGDIIFVPTATAIDPGEVSVLTTASFAPGTVQVSVIGEVNTPGGLKLPPNTTLNQAIMSAGGFRQNRANSRYVELIRLNPNGTISRSQVAINLNQGIDAQSNPLIQDNDIIIVARSRTAILADNINTVLSPVNNIIGGILVPTRLIELLRLFGN is encoded by the coding sequence ATGAAATGGCTTACTCTCCCTGCTTTACAACTGCCACTGCTGGCGCTGGTACTCACTCTCTCCTACCCTCAAACCAACCTCGCTCAGTCCCCAGCCCCCGCAACAAGTATTAATACTGACTACTATCTAGGTGGTGGAGACAATATTAGAATTGATATCTACGATCTGCCCCAGCTTAGTGGGGAGTATCAAATTCCCGCTGGGGGAGCTATTCAAATCCCCATTATTGGTAGTATTCCCCTTCAAGGATTAACTTTAGAACAGGCAGCCCAAGTTATCAGTAGAGCTTATGGCCGGGTTGTAAAAAGACCTTTAGTTACCATCAGCTTACAAGCTGCCCGCCCGCTCAATATTTGGTTATCGGGTGAAATAAGCCGTCCCGGCTCCTACTTATTACCCCTAGCTAATGGAGGCGGAAACAGACCATCTGTTCAGTTTCCCACGCTTCCTCAAGCTTTAGAAAAAGCTGGGGGTATTCGAGCTAGCGCTGATATTCGACGAGTAATTGTGCGGCGTCGGCTCACGGCTAACAAAGAAATAACTATCACTTATAATTTGTGGGATTATTTACAAACTGGTCAGACCAGCCAAGATATCACGTTGCGAGATGGAGATCAAATCTTGGTTCCCCCTCAAGAAACAATTAATTTAGCAGAAACAAGTCAACTTAGTGAATCTAATTTTTCTATACCAGCAGAGCAACCCCGTACTGTCTCAGTATTCGGAGAGGTGAAGCGTCCCGGTAGATATGTAGCCATTGGTGGTGATACCCAAAATGGTCAAAGAAGCAACGGACAGCCGACAATTATTCGTGCTCTACAACTAGCTGGTGGAATCACATCAATCGCCGATATTCGCCAAATCCAACTCCAACGTTATACTAGAAGTGGCAAACAACAAATTAGAACGATTAACCTCTGGCAATATTTGCAAGAACAAGATACCTCTCAAGATACTATACTACAAGAAGGGGATATCATCTTTGTCCCGACAGCGACGGCGATCGACCCCGGAGAAGTTTCGGTTCTAACTACTGCTAGCTTTGCTCCGGGGACTGTGCAAGTGAGTGTTATCGGAGAAGTAAATACTCCGGGTGGACTTAAGTTACCTCCTAATACTACCTTAAATCAAGCAATTATGAGTGCGGGCGGTTTCAGACAAAATCGCGCTAACTCTAGATATGTGGAACTGATCAGGCTGAATCCTAATGGCACTATATCCAGATCGCAAGTAGCAATTAATTTGAATCAAGGAATCGACGCTCAAAGCAACCCACTGATTCAAGATAATGACATAATTATAGTGGCACGTTCGAGGACTGCTATCTTGGCAGACAACATTAACACTGTTCTCTCACCAGTTAATAATATTATTGGTGGAATTCTCGTTCCTACCCGACTCATCGAGCTACTCAGACTATTCGGAAATTAG
- a CDS encoding ATP-binding protein: MLAILNKIGEIIARWWSDFTLQTRLMAGATLVVSLIMSGLTFWAVNTIQQDARLNDTRYGRDLGLLLAANVAPLIAKNDRSEVARFSRQFYSSTSSVRYMLYADEAGDIFLGIPFSESEVQTSLTLRRQIKLPDNFLADIEARNLTSLPLVRQHLTPDGEVTDVFVPLIHEDKYLGVLAIGINPNPAAVISSNLTRDVTLAVFVTIWVMVILGAVFNALTITQPIKQLVFGVKNIASGNFKQRVDLPLGGELGELIGSFNEMAQKLESYEEQNIEELTAEKAKLETLVSTIADGALLLDANLQVILVNPTGMRIFGWEGKNALGVNVLNILPSEVQQELARPLQEIAAGDREGGEFRISMSEPVNRTIRIVLTTVILHKAPGAEPLCRSCIRHEEDTCTEPQRPVAVECTFYEQTSKHQGSGNYRESLKGIAMTVQDITREVELNEAKSNFISNVSHELRTPLFNIKSFIETLHEYGEDLLESERREFLEIANRETDRLTRLVNDVLDLSRLESCRVYHLEAVDLLQAVEQTLRTYQLNAKDKGIELEQEVDPYLPPALGHYDLLLQVFANLVGNALKFTESGGKVAIRAYLLEPETPTHKDSQSVNQNLSPDAKHCPVVRIEISDTGIGIDPEDQQAIFDRFFRVENRVHTLEGTGLGLSIVRNIIDKHHTKINLVSEVNVGTTFWFDLAVYQPKQTVEMENSWPVEATVESETIASHIK; encoded by the coding sequence ATGCTGGCCATACTAAACAAAATCGGAGAAATTATTGCCCGCTGGTGGTCGGATTTTACCCTCCAGACCCGCCTGATGGCCGGTGCTACCCTCGTAGTGTCGTTAATTATGAGCGGCCTGACATTCTGGGCCGTGAATACTATCCAACAAGACGCCAGACTTAACGATACTCGTTACGGCCGCGACCTCGGCCTGCTGTTGGCGGCAAATGTGGCGCCGCTGATTGCCAAAAACGATCGCTCCGAAGTAGCCCGCTTTTCCCGCCAATTTTACAGCAGCACCTCCAGCGTCCGCTATATGCTTTACGCAGACGAAGCGGGAGATATTTTCCTGGGGATACCATTTTCGGAATCCGAGGTGCAGACTTCCCTAACGCTGCGCCGCCAGATCAAACTTCCCGATAATTTTCTCGCCGATATTGAGGCGAGAAATTTAACTTCTTTGCCTTTGGTACGGCAGCATTTGACGCCAGATGGAGAAGTTACCGATGTATTTGTGCCGTTAATTCATGAAGACAAATATTTGGGAGTTTTGGCGATCGGCATTAACCCCAATCCCGCAGCAGTTATCTCTTCAAATCTGACTAGGGATGTCACTTTAGCAGTATTCGTCACTATTTGGGTGATGGTAATTTTGGGAGCTGTATTTAATGCCCTGACAATTACTCAGCCGATCAAACAATTAGTCTTTGGGGTCAAAAATATTGCCAGCGGCAATTTTAAGCAGCGAGTTGACCTACCTTTAGGGGGAGAATTGGGCGAGTTGATCGGCAGTTTTAATGAAATGGCCCAGAAACTCGAAAGTTATGAAGAACAAAATATTGAAGAGCTGACAGCGGAAAAAGCTAAGTTAGAAACTTTGGTATCAACGATTGCTGATGGCGCGCTTTTATTAGACGCAAATTTGCAGGTGATTTTAGTTAATCCGACGGGGATGCGGATTTTTGGATGGGAAGGCAAAAATGCGCTCGGAGTAAATGTTCTGAACATTTTGCCTTCGGAAGTGCAGCAGGAGTTGGCGAGACCTTTGCAGGAAATAGCTGCGGGCGATCGCGAAGGCGGCGAATTTCGCATCTCGATGAGCGAACCAGTTAACCGTACAATTCGGATTGTTTTAACTACAGTCATTCTGCACAAAGCGCCCGGTGCCGAACCGCTTTGCAGAAGCTGCATCCGCCACGAGGAAGATACCTGTACCGAACCGCAACGCCCGGTAGCTGTAGAGTGTACTTTCTACGAGCAAACCTCCAAGCATCAAGGTTCCGGAAATTACCGCGAAAGTCTAAAAGGCATTGCAATGACAGTGCAGGACATCACTCGGGAAGTAGAGCTCAATGAGGCTAAAAGCAATTTTATCAGCAATGTTTCTCACGAATTGAGAACACCTTTATTTAATATCAAATCTTTTATCGAGACTCTCCACGAGTACGGAGAAGACCTTCTAGAAAGCGAGCGCAGGGAATTCCTAGAAATTGCCAATCGAGAAACCGATCGACTAACTCGTTTAGTTAACGATGTGTTAGACTTGTCGCGACTGGAATCCTGCCGAGTTTATCACTTGGAAGCTGTTGACCTCCTGCAAGCTGTTGAACAAACCCTGCGGACTTATCAGTTAAATGCTAAGGATAAAGGCATTGAATTAGAGCAAGAAGTTGACCCGTATTTGCCGCCTGCTTTAGGTCATTACGATTTGCTGCTGCAAGTATTTGCAAATTTAGTAGGAAATGCCTTAAAATTTACTGAGTCCGGCGGCAAGGTGGCAATTCGAGCGTATTTGTTAGAACCCGAGACGCCCACCCATAAAGACAGTCAATCCGTCAACCAAAACTTGTCACCGGATGCCAAACATTGTCCGGTAGTGCGGATCGAAATTTCTGATACTGGAATTGGCATAGATCCCGAAGACCAACAAGCAATCTTCGATCGCTTTTTCCGGGTAGAAAACCGAGTACACACTTTAGAAGGAACGGGATTAGGTCTTTCTATTGTCAGAAACATTATTGACAAGCACCACACTAAAATTAATTTAGTTAGCGAAGTTAATGTGGGTACGACTTTCTGGTTCGACTTGGCAGTTTATCAGCCGAAACAAACAGTAGAGATGGAAAATTCTTGGCCAGTGGAAGCAACTGTGGAGAGTGAAACAATTGCGAGTCATATTAAGTAA
- the purD gene encoding phosphoribosylamine--glycine ligase, which produces MKVLVVGNGGREHAIAKKLLESTRIKQVFCVPGNGGTATTPGCQNLSLNIDDFQGIERFVMVNNIGLVIVGPELPLSLGIADYFQQRKMMIFGPTKAGAQIESSKSWAKELMLEAGIPTPKAAVFTDAEAAKAYVLEQGTPIVIKADGLASGKGVTVATTVKMAHSAINTIFRGEFGTDNIRVVVEEFLTGQEVSILALTDGITVEPLLPAQDHKAIGEGDKGANTGGMGAYAPAPIVTPELMERIQEEILEPTLAALQKRKIDYRGVLYAGLMITPDGEPKVLEFNCRFGDPETQAVLSLLETPLEDLVLACCQQRLGEYSIRWKSGASVCVVLASGGYPGSYQKGKVITGIEEAEAKGAEVFHAGTQLKQHQLVSDGGRVLGVTAAGETLEQAISKAYAAVDCIQFEGVYCRRDIGRRALGDKN; this is translated from the coding sequence GTGAAAGTTTTAGTTGTGGGAAACGGAGGTCGCGAACACGCGATCGCAAAAAAACTGCTAGAATCTACGCGGATTAAACAAGTATTCTGCGTACCGGGCAACGGCGGCACAGCTACCACCCCAGGCTGTCAAAATCTGTCGCTCAACATCGACGACTTCCAAGGCATCGAACGCTTTGTGATGGTCAACAACATCGGATTAGTCATCGTCGGCCCCGAATTGCCCCTATCGCTAGGCATCGCCGACTATTTCCAACAGCGAAAAATGATGATTTTCGGCCCCACCAAAGCCGGCGCCCAAATTGAATCCAGCAAATCCTGGGCCAAAGAATTGATGCTCGAAGCAGGCATCCCCACACCCAAAGCTGCCGTATTTACAGACGCAGAAGCAGCCAAAGCATACGTTCTGGAACAAGGAACCCCCATAGTCATCAAAGCAGACGGACTCGCATCAGGCAAAGGAGTCACCGTTGCCACCACCGTCAAAATGGCTCACAGCGCCATCAACACCATTTTCCGAGGCGAATTCGGCACCGACAACATCCGAGTCGTCGTCGAAGAATTTTTAACAGGTCAAGAAGTCTCAATTCTCGCCCTCACCGACGGCATCACAGTGGAACCGTTGCTGCCGGCCCAAGACCACAAAGCTATCGGCGAAGGCGACAAGGGAGCCAACACCGGCGGTATGGGAGCCTACGCCCCAGCGCCCATCGTCACCCCGGAACTCATGGAAAGGATTCAAGAAGAAATTCTCGAACCCACCCTCGCAGCACTGCAAAAACGCAAAATCGACTACCGGGGTGTACTCTACGCAGGTTTAATGATTACCCCCGACGGAGAACCCAAAGTCTTAGAATTCAACTGCCGTTTCGGAGATCCCGAAACTCAAGCGGTTTTGTCGCTGCTGGAAACTCCTTTAGAAGATTTGGTGCTCGCCTGCTGTCAGCAGCGTCTCGGTGAATATTCTATTCGCTGGAAGTCGGGGGCCTCTGTTTGCGTAGTTTTGGCTTCAGGGGGCTATCCTGGAAGTTATCAAAAAGGCAAAGTTATTACAGGTATCGAGGAAGCTGAAGCCAAAGGAGCAGAAGTGTTTCACGCCGGCACCCAGTTGAAGCAGCACCAGTTGGTGAGCGACGGCGGCCGGGTTTTGGGTGTCACCGCGGCGGGAGAAACTTTGGAACAAGCTATCTCCAAAGCTTATGCAGCAGTTGATTGCATCCAATTTGAAGGGGTCTACTGCCGTCGGGACATCGGTCGCCGAGCTCTGGGCGATAAAAATTAG
- a CDS encoding S1 RNA-binding domain-containing protein: protein MNSKSTGSQSAKASFSMDDFAKALEQHNYEFQKGQVVRGKVFEYDSNGAYVDIGGKSSAFLPIEEAALRTVTDLSEVVPLDEERDFLIIREQDADGQVTLSLRQLQIQQAWEDLIELQETGKVLQVRVSGANKGGVTVDVQGMRGFIPRSHLVDRDNLESLIGQSLSVNFLEVDREREKLVLSQRMATQSNAFKDLQIGQLVEGKVSSIKPFGVFVDLEGVSGLLHIKQVSQKYIDNLGKLFAPGQPLKAIVVDLDESRGRISLSTRVLENYPGEMVDKMADVMDTAQERSERARKTLS, encoded by the coding sequence ATGAATTCCAAATCTACAGGTTCTCAAAGCGCAAAAGCATCCTTTTCAATGGATGATTTTGCTAAAGCCCTCGAACAGCACAATTACGAATTCCAGAAGGGACAAGTAGTGCGCGGCAAAGTGTTCGAGTACGACTCAAACGGCGCGTATGTTGATATCGGCGGCAAGTCTTCGGCTTTTTTGCCGATCGAAGAGGCTGCTTTGAGAACAGTAACGGATTTGTCGGAAGTGGTTCCGCTGGACGAGGAACGGGACTTTTTGATTATCCGCGAACAAGATGCAGATGGCCAAGTTACTTTGTCTCTGCGGCAGTTACAAATTCAGCAAGCTTGGGAAGATTTAATTGAATTGCAGGAAACCGGTAAAGTTCTTCAGGTGCGGGTTTCTGGGGCGAATAAGGGCGGCGTGACAGTAGATGTTCAGGGAATGCGCGGCTTTATTCCCCGATCGCACTTAGTGGACCGCGATAACCTAGAATCGCTGATCGGTCAATCTTTGAGCGTTAATTTTTTGGAGGTCGATCGCGAACGAGAAAAACTCGTACTTTCCCAGCGGATGGCCACTCAATCGAATGCTTTCAAGGACTTGCAAATCGGTCAGTTGGTGGAAGGAAAAGTCAGCAGCATCAAGCCTTTTGGCGTGTTTGTAGACTTGGAAGGAGTGAGCGGTTTGCTGCACATCAAGCAAGTCAGCCAAAAATATATTGATAACCTTGGAAAGCTCTTTGCTCCCGGTCAACCCCTGAAAGCGATCGTGGTTGACCTCGATGAAAGTCGCGGCCGCATTTCACTTTCTACTCGCGTACTGGAAAATTACCCAGGGGAAATGGTGGATAAAATGGCGGATGTTATGGATACCGCTCAAGAGCGATCGGAACGTGCTAGAAAGACTCTTTCTTAA
- a CDS encoding dienelactone hydrolase family protein, which yields MTKTEISTKNITVPNGDLQIAAYLAQPASPGQFPAVIVIQEIFGVNSHIREVTERIAKEGYVAIAPAIYQRQAPGFETGYTPEAIKIGREYKEKTTASELLGDIQATIDYLKTLPSVKQQGFGCIGFCFGGHVAYLAATLPEIKATASFYGAGIATQTPGGGTPTIARTADIKGTLYAFFGNRDPSIPLKQVDQIAAELQKHHISHRIFRYNADHGFFCDHRGSYDATAAADSWMQVKQLFHQQLQPA from the coding sequence ATGACAAAAACCGAAATTAGCACCAAAAACATCACAGTTCCTAACGGGGATTTGCAAATAGCTGCATACCTAGCCCAACCAGCCTCCCCAGGGCAATTTCCCGCAGTAATCGTGATTCAAGAAATCTTTGGCGTCAACTCGCACATCCGCGAAGTTACTGAAAGAATAGCAAAAGAAGGATATGTGGCGATCGCCCCAGCCATTTACCAGCGTCAAGCCCCCGGCTTTGAAACCGGCTACACACCCGAAGCTATCAAAATCGGCAGAGAATACAAAGAAAAAACCACCGCTTCCGAACTTCTGGGCGATATCCAAGCCACCATCGATTACCTCAAAACTCTACCCTCTGTCAAACAACAAGGTTTTGGCTGCATCGGTTTCTGCTTTGGAGGACACGTCGCCTACCTCGCCGCTACTTTGCCCGAAATCAAGGCTACAGCGTCGTTCTACGGCGCCGGTATCGCCACCCAAACCCCCGGCGGCGGCACCCCCACGATCGCCCGCACAGCAGACATTAAAGGCACTCTCTACGCCTTTTTCGGCAATCGAGACCCCAGCATTCCCTTAAAACAAGTTGACCAAATCGCCGCGGAATTGCAAAAACACCATATTTCTCACCGAATTTTCCGCTACAATGCCGATCACGGCTTCTTCTGCGACCACCGCGGCAGTTACGACGCTACCGCAGCAGCCGACTCGTGGATGCAGGTGAAGCAGCTATTTCATCAGCAACTTCAACCAGCTTAG
- a CDS encoding GumC family protein yields the protein MDKKLLSSLKNDLNGQYLSVPSANYLASTPAEDDQVLDMNWVLAVIKRRLLVMGIVAASIATLSGSFVLRAAKNSITEYEGKFTVLAEPITADDRLSKLLVQAQNNSLGITDLNKIKSSVEEGSSVDYQSLSRVLKSPEVLLPLVNKLQKKYPKFDYKNLNSRLTIQRVTFLRDGKQGGTKLVDISYRDRDPKRIKYVLDETAKYYLEYMDKERLKVSKQSSDFIDRQMPPLQQKVDKLQQELQILRVQYNFNQPELRSRSLSDQLDSVTNRRLEVQAQLAESRLQYESYKKRSLTGDNRWIVDISPKSYENLMSKVNEIESQLALTSTQFYENSLPIQSLREKQQSLRALMKKEADTVLLQMQSQLKQLEARERLITNSQNLLQAKITQMPQAQRRYDDIQLKLELAKDTLKLFIEKQKALQLDAGQIEGSWQIISKPQLVTNENGEINPVTEKPTRRHLAIALVISTLLGIAIGFLVEVLNTVFHTPEEIKSATKSPLLGVIPIAKAMKIKSRRGERVPAQFTSVSSNTNSASLKRIIVSNYKDFPVVEAFHYLYTNIQLLNAEHPISSLTITSTIKGEGKSTVALYLAKTASAVGKRVLLVDANMRLPQLHTYLGLSNMKGLSNVLSSDLSLNEAIQRLPDDDNLFVLTAGTIPSDPIKLLSSRKMHYLMEQFLALFDLVIYDTPPLMGLADGHLLASQTDGTVLIVKIEKTDRGLVNKALDQLKVADFKVLGVVANGVK from the coding sequence ATGGATAAAAAACTGTTGTCTTCCCTCAAGAATGACCTGAATGGTCAATATTTGTCTGTTCCCTCCGCTAATTACCTAGCTAGTACCCCAGCAGAGGATGACCAAGTTCTTGATATGAATTGGGTACTAGCTGTCATCAAACGTCGCCTTCTGGTGATGGGCATAGTAGCTGCCAGCATAGCTACTTTAAGCGGTAGTTTCGTGCTTAGGGCTGCCAAAAACTCTATTACTGAGTATGAAGGAAAATTTACAGTTTTAGCGGAACCCATTACGGCTGACGATCGGCTGTCAAAGCTCTTGGTGCAAGCTCAAAATAACAGTTTAGGCATCACAGACTTGAACAAAATTAAATCATCAGTGGAAGAAGGTTCTTCGGTGGATTATCAAAGTTTATCGCGGGTTTTAAAAAGCCCAGAAGTATTACTACCTTTAGTTAATAAGTTGCAGAAAAAATATCCAAAATTTGACTATAAAAATCTCAACAGCCGCTTGACCATCCAACGTGTTACTTTCTTGCGAGATGGGAAGCAGGGGGGTACTAAGCTTGTAGATATTAGCTACCGCGATCGAGATCCCAAGCGGATCAAATATGTGCTGGATGAAACTGCCAAATATTACCTAGAATATATGGACAAAGAGCGTTTAAAAGTTAGCAAACAAAGTAGTGATTTTATCGATCGACAAATGCCACCACTCCAGCAGAAAGTAGATAAATTGCAACAAGAATTACAAATATTAAGAGTTCAGTATAACTTTAATCAACCAGAACTACGCAGCCGCAGCCTATCCGATCAGCTAGATAGTGTAACTAATCGTCGCCTAGAAGTGCAAGCACAACTGGCAGAAAGTAGGCTTCAATATGAAAGCTACAAAAAAAGATCGTTAACGGGCGATAATCGGTGGATTGTTGATATTAGCCCCAAATCTTATGAAAATTTAATGAGCAAAGTAAATGAAATAGAGTCGCAATTAGCTTTAACCTCTACTCAATTTTATGAAAATAGCCTTCCCATTCAATCTTTGCGAGAAAAGCAGCAAAGTTTGCGCGCTTTAATGAAAAAAGAAGCTGATACTGTCCTCTTGCAGATGCAATCACAACTCAAACAGTTAGAAGCTCGCGAGCGATTGATAACTAATAGTCAAAATTTACTGCAAGCAAAAATCACTCAAATGCCCCAAGCTCAACGTCGCTATGATGATATACAATTAAAGCTAGAACTAGCTAAAGATACTCTCAAACTATTCATCGAAAAACAAAAAGCTTTACAACTAGATGCTGGTCAAATTGAGGGTTCTTGGCAAATTATATCTAAACCCCAGTTAGTCACAAACGAAAATGGTGAGATCAACCCAGTCACAGAAAAACCAACCCGCCGCCACCTAGCCATCGCGCTCGTTATTAGCACTTTACTAGGCATTGCTATAGGTTTTCTAGTAGAAGTTTTAAATACTGTTTTCCATACTCCAGAAGAAATTAAATCTGCAACTAAAAGCCCTCTTTTGGGAGTAATTCCGATCGCCAAAGCGATGAAAATTAAATCTCGTAGAGGTGAAAGGGTTCCCGCTCAATTCACTAGCGTAAGTTCAAATACTAACAGTGCAAGCTTAAAACGAATAATAGTTTCAAATTACAAAGATTTTCCTGTGGTCGAGGCATTTCACTACTTATACACAAATATTCAATTATTAAATGCTGAACACCCAATAAGTTCTTTAACCATCACTTCGACTATTAAAGGTGAGGGTAAGTCAACTGTAGCACTTTATTTAGCTAAAACTGCTTCTGCTGTTGGTAAACGAGTATTATTAGTGGATGCTAATATGCGTTTGCCTCAACTGCACACATACCTTGGCTTATCAAATATGAAAGGTTTAAGTAATGTTTTAAGTTCTGATTTAAGCTTAAATGAGGCTATTCAGCGATTACCAGACGATGACAATCTTTTTGTCCTCACGGCAGGTACTATTCCCTCCGACCCAATTAAATTACTTTCATCGAGAAAGATGCACTATTTAATGGAACAATTCCTAGCCTTATTTGATTTAGTCATTTACGATACGCCACCTTTAATGGGTTTAGCAGACGGTCATTTACTAGCATCTCAAACTGATGGTACAGTGCTGATAGTAAAAATAGAAAAAACCGATCGCGGTCTGGTCAACAAAGCTTTAGATCAACTAAAGGTAGCGGATTTTAAAGTATTGGGAGTAGTAGCTAATGGGGTTAAATAA